The Sulfurospirillum deleyianum DSM 6946 nucleotide sequence TTTTTACATGTAAGGTATTTTTCGACCTCAACAATGCCATAAATCACTAGACTAGAAAGAGTTACAATTCCCCATTCAAACAACCCAAGTGGTGTCGTATCAAAGAGATGGTTCATCCACGGATGATAGGTTAGAAAGAGTTGTAGCACACCCACTCCCAACATCGCATAGAGCAGATAAGGATTGCTTAAAAAGCCTATTTTAAAAGCAGAATGATAAAAAGAACGACAATTTAGAAGGTACAACATCTCACCAAACACAAAAATATTCATAACCAATGTTCGAGCAACACTCTCATCCACACCTAAAAAGAGCGTATAAAAAAATGCGCCAAAAGCGTGAGCAAAGAGTAAACATCCCACTAAAAGCACTCGACGCAGTAAAAGAAACGTTAAGATAGGCGTTTGGGGTGCACGAGGTGGACGTTGCATCAGAGCGTTCTCTTTGGGTTCATACGCTAACATAATGCCTAGCGCACTATCGCTAATCATATTAATCCACAAAATCTGCAAAGGCAACAACGGAAGCGCCACACCAAAGCAAATCGCCACAATAATCACCAATCCCTCTCCTACATTGGTCGGTAAAATCCATGTGATAAATTTGATAAGATTATCATACACAACCCGTCCCTCTTCAATGGCATCTTTGATGGTTAAGAAATTATCATCTGTTAAAATCATATCGGAAGACTCTTTGGCAACTTCCGTTCCCATCACACCCATCGCAATGCCAATGTTAGCTTGTCTAAGCGCAGGAGCGTCATTGACCCCATCACCTGTCATTGCCACAATCTCACCATTTTGCTGTAACGCTTTTACCAAACGCAGTTTTTGTTCAGGGGCAATGCGTGCAAAAACATTGACCTGAGCGATAATCTTTGAGAGCGAAGCATCATCCAATGCATCTATTTCCGCTCCGCTTAAAACCCTTTGCTCACCTTCCACATTCATACCAATAGAACGAGCGATAGAGCGTGCGGTCACACCATGATCCCCCGTAATCATCTTCACAACAATACCCGCTTCATAACAGCTCTGTATCGCCTCTTTCACGCCTAAACGTGGAGGGTCTATCATCCCTTGTAAGCCTAAAAAAATCAACCCCTCTTTCACATCCTCATGCGTCAAACTGGTGCGCTTTTCATCCCACACACCCTTTGCAAAAGCTAAAATACGAAGCCCCTCTTCTGCCATAATCTCCGCTTGCGCAAAAATCTCTTCTTTCTGAATAGCGCTAATTTCTCCTTTATCATCCATCATCCATGCGCATCGTTCCAGCACTCTCTCCACTGAACCTTTAAGATACACCACACTCTTTTCATCCACACTGTACAGTGATGCCATATATTGATATTCCGACTCAAAGGCAAGGGTATCTTCTAAAACGACCTTTTTGAGGAGTTCATCGATCCAAATGCCCCCTTTAGCCGCCGCAACCAATAGCGCACCTTCCGTTGGATCTCCTACAATATGATACACACCTTTCTTACTTTGAAGCGATGCACTGTTACATAATACCCCCGCAACAAGCATCTCATAAAGCCCTCGTTTGGGAAGAGGCATGAAAGCTTTTTCATGGAGTAAAATCTCTCCCCTAGGAGCATATCCTCTGCCACTGACTAAAAACGGAACACCCTCAGCATAAAGCGTGGTAACACTCATCGCATTTTGAGTAAGGGTTCCTGTTTTATCCGAACAAATAACACTCGTGCTCCCTAAGGTTTCCACAGCAGGAAGCCTCCTAATAATGGCATGTTTATCCGCCATTTTCATCACGCCAATCGCTAAAATAATACTCATCGCTGCAGGTAATCCCTCAGGAATAATTCCTACGGCTAAAGCAACCGAAGCCATAAAAGTCTCGATCACTCCTTGTTGATGCACCATCCCCATGATAAACGTAAAAACAGAAACCCCCATAATCGCATAAAGCATACGCTTTGAAAAAAGAGCCAATTTTTGACTTAAAGGAGTCTGTAAAATATCCGCATGAGCGATTAGTGTGTTAATCTGCCCCACATAACTTGCATCGCCTACCTCAACGACCACCCCTTTTGCTTCTCCATAGGTAATCAACGTTGAGGCATAGAGCATACTTATTCTATCGGCAAAAAGGGTATGAGGCGCATCGATTCCTTTTGTTTTACTCTCGCAAACTGACTCTCCCGTTAAGAGTGATTCATCGACTTTAAGTGCTTTGGCATACAAAATTTTCATATCGGCAGGGACTTTATCGCCCGAAGCCAACCAGACGATATCGCCTACGACCAAATCCTCCGCATCCAAAAGGCTGATATGCCCTTCCCGTAAAACCCGTACCCTATTTTTACGCATTTTAGAAAGCGCTTCAATAGCACGGTGTGCCTTACTCTCTTGCCAATACCCAATCAGCGCATTTATCATCACCACCGCAAAAATAACACCCGCATCCAGCCACTCATGAAGCAGTACCATAACCAAAGCAGCCAAAAGTAAAATATAAACAAGGGATTGATGAAATTGAAGTAAAAAAAGTTTCCACGGCACATACGAAGGTTTGGATTTTAAACGATTGACGCCATAGGTTAAACGCTGCTTTTCAACGTCACTCTCTTTAATGCCAACGCTCTCATCCACAACGAGCATCTCAAGCACATGCGTTACATGTAAAGTGTGCCAAAGCGTCTGTTTCATCCCTTTTTCTTTCAATGTGAAGCCTTAAACCAAACTTTATTGCTTTGCAAAATCGTTACATTCTTGCATCCACTCTCTTCCCCTAAATCACACGCTTTTTGAAATGCCTCCTCTGCTTTTTGCTCATTTTGAGCCACCCCTTGCCCCGTATAATACATCTCGCCCACACGCACACACGATTCTGCGACACCCGCATCACACGCTCGCTGATAGTAAATAACCGCATCCACAACATTTTCATCTTGCTCATAAAGTAAGCCCAAATGCGCACAACTGCGACCCACCCCATACGCACACGCTCTATCGTGATAATCCACTGCCTTTTGCATATCTTCACTCACGCCTGTGCCATTTTCATGCATCAATGCCACACTCATACACCCTTCCCCATCGCCTAGCGCACACGCTCTTTCATACCACTGAAGCGCTAAAGAGAGGTTTTCCCCCGCATGACCATTTTCATACATGTAACCCACATTGGCACACCCACTGCCCAGCCCCAACTCACATGCGTATAAGTACAAAGCCTTCGCTCGTGCAAAATTTTGCAACACACCATCGCCTGAATGGTACATCGCACCTAAGGCGACACACGCTTTAGCATCTCCCCTATCACAAGCGTTTTGATATTCACTTTCTCGCTCAAAATCAAGACCATACAGGACTGTCGTTAAAAGGATAGCTATCATAAAAAAACGTTTTTTCATGCCAGACTCCTTGTCATTGTTTTACTGATTATAGTACAACTGAGCCTTAAAAAAGGAAAAAAAAGTAGCAGATAAAGGATTTATTTTATCGTTACATGTAACGTTATGCAGTGTTTTAAGGACAAGAAGTTCGCCAAATAAGTTTGCTTGTATCAAAACCCAAATACGTCGCATAGGAGAGTAAACGGCTGAGCGTATCTTCACTTAACTGTGGCGTGCGTGAGAGAATCCAAAAATAGCGTTTACTGGGTTCACTCACCATCGCATACGAATAATCCTCCGCCACATCCACAATCCAATAATCCCCATAAAAAGGCCAAAAGAAAGTGACTTTTAGCTTTGCCTTGCTCATTTCATCGACAATTTTTGCCCGACCATACGCCACGTTATGGCTTTGTGTCGCACGTTTAAAACAGCTGTTTTCAACCCCTATCATGCCATCGTCTCGTAGCGTGTAAAAGGCTTCTACCTCATCACACCCTCGCTCAAAGGAGTGGTCAAATCGTGCGATTTCATACCATTTTCCAAGGTAACGCTCCATATCCACCCACGAAACCGTAGGCAACTCTTGCGCAAAACACGAAAAACTAAAAAGAAACAAAAAGCACCATTTACGCATACCTTACTCCTTTGTTTCACGTCCAAAAGGTTTAAATAAAAGCACCAAAAGCGGAGAGAAAAGCAAGTCAGAGACAATGGCCGTCAACAGAACAATCACCGTTAAAAGCCCAAAAATCAGCGTTGGAATAAAATTGGATGTCACCATCACTAAAAATCCCACAATGGTAGCAAGTGAGTAGTAAAACATCCCAAAGGCAATGCTCCCGTGCGCTCTGTGCATCGCTGCTACATAATTGCCATCAATGGCGACTTCTTCTCTGAAACGGTAGTAGTAATGAATCGTATTGTCCACCGTAATGCCAAGCGCAATGGAAGCTATGGTAATGCTCATCATATCAAGCGGGATATTAAACACGCCCATAATGCCAAAGATAACACTCACAGGAACCATATTGACCACCATCGCCAAAAACGCCACTTTAAAAGAACGGAACAAAAATAAAAACATCGAACCCAAACTTAATACCGCTAAAGCGAGGGTTGAAATTTGAGACGAAAAGAGGGATTGGAGCATGTTGTTATAAAGTACCATCATCCCCACCAGTTTATAATCCTCTTTTGGCAAACCTACTTTGCTCTCTAATTCATTTTGAATTTTCTCCAAAAGCTCAGAGCGTCTGAGTTCTGGATTGGAATCAATCAAACGCACTACAAAACGTGCCTCATCATGCTCTATGTTCACATAAGGCGTTAAAATAACCTTTTTATACACCTCAGGAAGTTCATTATAAAGCAGTGCCAACTCAAACGTATCAAAATCTTTGCCCTCTTTTAAAATACGCCCCACTTTAGAAAGAGTACCCAAAGAAGAGACATTACCCACTTCTGGCAAAGACTCTAAATAGTCATGCACCTTTAAAATGGTCTGCATTTTTTGTGCAGTAAACCAGTACTGTGCCTCTGAACTTTTCTCTTCAAATTCAGCCTCAAACTCATCTAAAGGACTCTGCTCTTTTGCTTGAGCGACATCTGCTTTGGGTAAACGCACGACAATCTCAAGCGGTGTGGTACCGCCTAGTTCATTGTCGATTTTTTGCATCCCTTTGTAAATTTCTGTGCTCTCTTTAAAGTAGTTGATAAAACTGTTCTCCACCACCAAACGGCTCACACCAAAAAGGCTAAACAGCGCTATCAGCACCACCACACTCAAAATCACCCCACGGCGTTTTTCCACAATACGTGCAAAGGTCGCATTAAGCGTAAAAGCATGATCAAAAATCATCACAGGCGCTTTTTTCTCTAAGAGCATCAACATGGAAGGGAAAAGCAGATAGGTGACAATTAAAGAGACACTCACACCAATGTTCATCATATTACCAAGGTCGATAATCGGAACAATATCGCAGGTCATTAACGAGCCAAATCCCGCCACAGAAGTTAAAATAACAAAAACAGAAGGAACACTCATACGCTTTAGGGTGACGCCTATTAACTCTTGTTGCGTAAGATTTGGATATACCTGATACTCTTCTCTGTAACACACAATTAAATGAATCACCAAAGAGAGCGTGGTAATGAGTTGCATCGCAATGTAATTGGACGAAATCACTGTAATTTCTAAGCCCAAAAGAGCGTTAATGCCCACCGTAATCACCACCGCACTAAAAGAGGCAAGAATAGGCAATACCACAAAACGAACCTGTCTAAAAATCACCCATAAAATCACAATCATAATAAGAAAAATCGCAATGCCATAATTAACAATGTCATTTTTGACAAAGCTAATCATATCATCAGCAATCATCATCACGCCACCTAAAAAGAGGTCTCCCTCACTTTTAAAAGGCTCCATCACGGCTCGCACATTTTCAATCATCTCATGTGTTTCATCACGAATGCTATCCCTATACGCTTTAAATGCCTTCTTCGCCTCTTCGTAGCGTACCTTTTCTTCAACACTCAGCGAACGCTCTTGCGACAAAAGCATATACTGATTACGCTCACTTAAGAGTTTTGTATACGTGGTATCATCTTTAAGATTGAGCAAAATCGCTGTGGTTTTAAAATCAGCACTGACAAGATTATTGGCATACAAAGGGCTCGTGGTAAGCTCTTTTTGAACTAAAGTTTTATCAATACCAGTAGATTCAAGGGTTTGAACATTGCCCACCACCTCTTTAATGGGACGAATAGGACTCTCTAAAAGGGGAACATCTAAAATGGAAGTCACACTCTCCACGCCCTTGATTTTCAAAAGCTCCTCTTTTAAACGTCGCATGCTCTCCAAAGTGGTATCTTCTAAAAGCCCTTGATGCGGGGTAAAAGAGATCACCAAATACTCAGGACTAACATAGCGTCCATGCACTTCACGGGTCAGTTTCAAATCTTTATCGTTTTCGAGTAAAAGTGTTTCTGCGGAGGCATCAATACTTAAATATTGTGCGTAGTAGCCAAAAAGAGCTGTGAGTAGAGCCACAACAAAAAGTGTGGTTTTAAAATATGTCGTTACTAAACGGGTATAAAAAGATATAAGCATTGCGCAACTTTCGTACAAAATTTCGTATTTATTGCGCGTATTTTAGCCTAATTTCGCTTATACTGCCTTAGCCATTTTGAGAGAGAAAGGAAGTGGTTAATTCCACTTCCATACTAGATTCATTCCTCCTGTTTGCTCACGAGAAGAACGCCCACCTTTATAATCTATATCTACGGATTTAAGATAAAAAGAGAGTTGCATCTCATCGTAAAAGAGGTCTAATGAAAGCTTTTCACCTACGAGAGCATCCATTTTTTTCAAACGATACCCCTGATCAATCGCCTCATCAATGAGATAGTAACGTTCAACCGCATTATAAAATGCGCCTAAAGAGAGTGCCCACTCAAAACTCTTTTTCGCTTCATAATTGAGCAATGCACTCTCGTTTCCTCCAATATAATTCCCAATCGTCGCAAAACTTTTCATAGGCGTACTGCTTAAACGAAGCGTTCCACCCAGTAAACCACCCGTATAAAATCGTCCCGCATCGCCTCTAACATGTGTTGTAAAGTCCAGATATACATCACTTAGCGACCAAGGAGTCGTCTTATATCCCACCTGATAAGAAGCACCATACATGAACTCATCATCTAGCTGATACTCCCACCCTTTGGGCTTACTGTGTCCAATGAGAGAGTGAAACCCTTTTTGCAAATCCTCTGCATGCGTTGAAGGACCCACCATCCCCACATTAACACCTGCTTCATGAAAAAAATGCTCTGAAGATTTATAGGCTAAAAGGCTCACGCCCATATACCCAGCATATGGCAAATCATCTAAATTACGGGTATCACGCTTTTTATCTTCGGGGGTAAAAATAGCATGAGAGAGTGAAAAAGCAACATTTTTCTGCTCCAAATCAATAAAAGGCAACAAATCAGGAAAGCTTGTATCCTTTTCACTCATCCATGTATAATACATTCCATTCGTATAGTGCTGATCTTTACCTACAAGGGCATCATTTTCAAGCACCAATGACATCGTATCGGCATACGCAAATGTCGCACATGCCAACACCATACTCTTCTTTAGTATACTAAACATCCTCACTCCATCGACTCTGATTTTGTGTGAAAGTATAACAAATGAATTTTGATAGATACGTTAGGGAAAAGATATTTCAATGAAAAAAACGCTGATTTGAAAAGATGTTTTTGGAAGGTTTAAAAATTAAATTTGGTGGCGGACAGAGAGGGATTTGAACCCTCGGTCAGGTCACCCCGACGCACCCTTAGCAGGGGTGTGGTTTCAGCCACTCACCCATCTGTCCAAGTAAAAAGTAGAGTGCAATTATAGCAAGAGTAAATAATAAACGGCTTAAGAAAAAACTTTTTAAGCCGTTTAGTGTTTAAATACAGAGCGGATCGTTGGATTTTAGAAGTTTTTCAAGTAAATTTTGTAACTTTTGCGCTGCAACTTGATCAGTTTTTTTCGCCTCTTCAATCTTATCTTTCAGCATAACAATTAACTTAACACCTTCTATAAAATGCATTGGGTACTCCTTTTGATCATAATATAATCAAAAAAAGCAAAAGGCATTCCTCTTTATAAACTAGGATGCTTTACAACGCCTTCGTAAAAAACCGTACAATTTTCATCCGTTTCAACCTGAGGAGAATCTACTGTTTTGTTCGATGATTTTGATTTATTGAGTAAAGAGAAAGCGACTTGACTTAAGGTATTTAAAACCGTTTCATTCACATTGAAAACAGGCTTTTGAAACGTCCCTTCAATCGTCTGCGTAAGTGTTGCGCACCCTTTTGCATTTAAAAGTGCCACTTTCATCTCTTGAAATTTTTCTTCTACGATATTCACAGAACCTTTTATGGCTAAACGATTTTTAGCCGTACTTGCCGCAACATCACTCAAATGCACTTCAGAATACCCAATATCAACCTTAGCATTAACCTCTTTTAAAAGTGTTTTTGCTTCTTGTGTACTCTTTATAACGTTTAAAAGCATCATCGAAAGACCTTTACTCGCATCTACACTCGTAACAATCTTGTCGATATCGTACCCTTTAAACGTCACATTTTCACCGCTCACATGGATAAATCCATTCACCGTATTTTTGAACGTCAATGTATCATTAAGAAAGAAAGAGAGTTTCAAATCGGCGTTAGCTTTTCCTTCAAGAATCTCTTTTTTCAAAATTTCTTTGGAAACTTGCGCTAGTTTTAACTGTTCTAATTTGCTTTTCAATGAAAGCTTAGGTTGTTTACCACTTAAATCTATTTTAAGTGTTCCTTGAGAAGGTGTCTCAAATAGTGTAAATTGAACATTTTCACTACTCAGTACTGACTCTTTCATCTCTAAGGGCATATAAATCTCTTTGATGCCATATTCGCCATAATTCAGACTTCCAATAGACGCATCTGCGATAAAAGAGAGCCCCTGAAATTTATGTTTTGATGGATCATAGTGAATATTGTCAATATCGAAATTAATACCTTTGATTTGCAATGTCTCTTTCTGACGCACATCATGATACGAAACATGCGCATTACTAAATTTAATCTCTTTAACATTGACCAAAGGAAGAAGTGGCGCTTTTTCAAGCGTTGTATTCTGCTCTGTGCTTGGTTTTGCTTCTTCTTTTTTACTCACCGTTGGCAATTCAAAATTAAACTGTTCTTGTTCATTTTTTTCAAGCGTTAATGCCAATGAATCTAAAGAGAGATAATGGATTTTAATCTCTTTTGTGAGCAAAGGCGCAACTTCTAGGGCAACATCAAAACTTTTAAGTGTTGCAAAAGCACCTTTTTCTTTTTCATGCGGATTGAACACCTCTATATCTAAAACACTAATTCCAACGGGCGAAAGTGAAAGAGTAATATCCCCTTTAATAATCAACTCATAACCCGTAGCGTCTTTGATCATTTTTTGGAGGCGAGGTTTGTACTCATTAAAATCTATCACCTTAATCAATAAGAAAAAAGCAACAATACTAAATGCAAAAAACAACACAATACTAAGCACTACTTTTTGGAACATGTTTCCCTCTTCGTCTCTAAATATTTTCGATAATTTTTTGAACAACGCCCAAAGGGTCACTGCTTTGATAGATAGGACGTCCCACCACAATAAAATCAGAAAGCTCCGCTTTTGCTCTTGCAAGGTCTGCTACACGCTCTTGATCATCATGGGATTCTCCAAAGGGTCTGATACCTGGTGTTAATGTTAAAAAGGCTTCAGAAGTAGAAGCTTTAATCGCACGACTTTCAAAAACAGAACAAACAACGCCATGAACACCTGCATTGTGAGCATCTCTAGCAAAATCAATCGCTTTTTGCGCAATAGGCGTTTTATAGATAGCTTCAAACGACGCATTATCAAAACTGGTTAATGCTGTCACGGCTAAAACAATCGGTTTTTGAGGTAAGTGATTAACTCGCTCCATCACCGTTTTCATGGCTTTAATTCCACTAGAAGCATGCACATTAAACATATCCACGCCTAAGCCCACAATGGATTCTGCAGCATCTGCCATCGTATTAGGAATATCATGGATTTTCAAATCTAAAAAAATCTTAAAATTTGGATTGATGTTTTTTATCTTTTTTAAAAGAAATTCTCCATCACGAATAAAGGAGCGAAGCCCTACTTTAAGCCATATATCTTCACTTTTTAAGGTACGAATAAGCGTAAGGGTTTCCTCTTGGGTTGGCAAATCTAAAGCGACACACACTTTCATGCCTTAGCTTCTCCCTCTTTGCAAATCGCATCTAAAACACCATTGATAAATTTTGGGCTGGTTTCATTGCAAAGTTTTTTTGCTAATTCAATCGCTTCATTAATGACAACGGCATTATCCAGTTCTGAGTAGAGTATTTCATATCCACCCAGTCGTAAAATCGCGCGCTCCAACATCCCAATTTCACTAAGATTCCACTCTTTTAAATGACGGTTAATCGCCTCATCAATAACACTTAAGTGTGCTTTAACACCCTGATAAAGCCCTAACGCAAACTCTTTTTGCTGGTTACGAATCTTTTTCTCTTCAAAAAGCTCATCAATAAATTTATCAATCCCCGCATTGCCTATATCTTCCGCATACAGAAGTGTAATAATACTTTCTCTTGCTTGATGTCGTGTTGCCAATGCGTTTCCTTACAGATTTTTATACAGGCTAATGAGTTCAATCAAACCTGTCATCGCTTCAAAGCCTTTATTGCCTGCTTTGCTTCCCGCACGCTCAATAGCTTGCTCAATC carries:
- the nusB gene encoding transcription antitermination factor NusB, with amino-acid sequence MATRHQARESIITLLYAEDIGNAGIDKFIDELFEEKKIRNQQKEFALGLYQGVKAHLSVIDEAINRHLKEWNLSEIGMLERAILRLGGYEILYSELDNAVVINEAIELAKKLCNETSPKFINGVLDAICKEGEAKA
- a CDS encoding lipid A deacylase LpxR family protein, which gives rise to MFSILKKSMVLACATFAYADTMSLVLENDALVGKDQHYTNGMYYTWMSEKDTSFPDLLPFIDLEQKNVAFSLSHAIFTPEDKKRDTRNLDDLPYAGYMGVSLLAYKSSEHFFHEAGVNVGMVGPSTHAEDLQKGFHSLIGHSKPKGWEYQLDDEFMYGASYQVGYKTTPWSLSDVYLDFTTHVRGDAGRFYTGGLLGGTLRLSSTPMKSFATIGNYIGGNESALLNYEAKKSFEWALSLGAFYNAVERYYLIDEAIDQGYRLKKMDALVGEKLSLDLFYDEMQLSFYLKSVDIDYKGGRSSREQTGGMNLVWKWN
- a CDS encoding AsmA family protein, giving the protein MFQKVVLSIVLFFAFSIVAFFLLIKVIDFNEYKPRLQKMIKDATGYELIIKGDITLSLSPVGISVLDIEVFNPHEKEKGAFATLKSFDVALEVAPLLTKEIKIHYLSLDSLALTLEKNEQEQFNFELPTVSKKEEAKPSTEQNTTLEKAPLLPLVNVKEIKFSNAHVSYHDVRQKETLQIKGINFDIDNIHYDPSKHKFQGLSFIADASIGSLNYGEYGIKEIYMPLEMKESVLSSENVQFTLFETPSQGTLKIDLSGKQPKLSLKSKLEQLKLAQVSKEILKKEILEGKANADLKLSFFLNDTLTFKNTVNGFIHVSGENVTFKGYDIDKIVTSVDASKGLSMMLLNVIKSTQEAKTLLKEVNAKVDIGYSEVHLSDVAASTAKNRLAIKGSVNIVEEKFQEMKVALLNAKGCATLTQTIEGTFQKPVFNVNETVLNTLSQVAFSLLNKSKSSNKTVDSPQVETDENCTVFYEGVVKHPSL
- a CDS encoding lipocalin family protein, translating into MRKWCFLFLFSFSCFAQELPTVSWVDMERYLGKWYEIARFDHSFERGCDEVEAFYTLRDDGMIGVENSCFKRATQSHNVAYGRAKIVDEMSKAKLKVTFFWPFYGDYWIVDVAEDYSYAMVSEPSKRYFWILSRTPQLSEDTLSRLLSYATYLGFDTSKLIWRTSCP
- a CDS encoding efflux RND transporter permease subunit, with protein sequence MLISFYTRLVTTYFKTTLFVVALLTALFGYYAQYLSIDASAETLLLENDKDLKLTREVHGRYVSPEYLVISFTPHQGLLEDTTLESMRRLKEELLKIKGVESVTSILDVPLLESPIRPIKEVVGNVQTLESTGIDKTLVQKELTTSPLYANNLVSADFKTTAILLNLKDDTTYTKLLSERNQYMLLSQERSLSVEEKVRYEEAKKAFKAYRDSIRDETHEMIENVRAVMEPFKSEGDLFLGGVMMIADDMISFVKNDIVNYGIAIFLIMIVILWVIFRQVRFVVLPILASFSAVVITVGINALLGLEITVISSNYIAMQLITTLSLVIHLIVCYREEYQVYPNLTQQELIGVTLKRMSVPSVFVILTSVAGFGSLMTCDIVPIIDLGNMMNIGVSVSLIVTYLLFPSMLMLLEKKAPVMIFDHAFTLNATFARIVEKRRGVILSVVVLIALFSLFGVSRLVVENSFINYFKESTEIYKGMQKIDNELGGTTPLEIVVRLPKADVAQAKEQSPLDEFEAEFEEKSSEAQYWFTAQKMQTILKVHDYLESLPEVGNVSSLGTLSKVGRILKEGKDFDTFELALLYNELPEVYKKVILTPYVNIEHDEARFVVRLIDSNPELRRSELLEKIQNELESKVGLPKEDYKLVGMMVLYNNMLQSLFSSQISTLALAVLSLGSMFLFLFRSFKVAFLAMVVNMVPVSVIFGIMGVFNIPLDMMSITIASIALGITVDNTIHYYYRFREEVAIDGNYVAAMHRAHGSIAFGMFYYSLATIVGFLVMVTSNFIPTLIFGLLTVIVLLTAIVSDLLFSPLLVLLFKPFGRETKE
- the pyrF gene encoding orotidine-5'-phosphate decarboxylase gives rise to the protein MKVCVALDLPTQEETLTLIRTLKSEDIWLKVGLRSFIRDGEFLLKKIKNINPNFKIFLDLKIHDIPNTMADAAESIVGLGVDMFNVHASSGIKAMKTVMERVNHLPQKPIVLAVTALTSFDNASFEAIYKTPIAQKAIDFARDAHNAGVHGVVCSVFESRAIKASTSEAFLTLTPGIRPFGESHDDQERVADLARAKAELSDFIVVGRPIYQSSDPLGVVQKIIENI
- a CDS encoding cation-translocating P-type ATPase codes for the protein MKEKGMKQTLWHTLHVTHVLEMLVVDESVGIKESDVEKQRLTYGVNRLKSKPSYVPWKLFLLQFHQSLVYILLLAALVMVLLHEWLDAGVIFAVVMINALIGYWQESKAHRAIEALSKMRKNRVRVLREGHISLLDAEDLVVGDIVWLASGDKVPADMKILYAKALKVDESLLTGESVCESKTKGIDAPHTLFADRISMLYASTLITYGEAKGVVVEVGDASYVGQINTLIAHADILQTPLSQKLALFSKRMLYAIMGVSVFTFIMGMVHQQGVIETFMASVALAVGIIPEGLPAAMSIILAIGVMKMADKHAIIRRLPAVETLGSTSVICSDKTGTLTQNAMSVTTLYAEGVPFLVSGRGYAPRGEILLHEKAFMPLPKRGLYEMLVAGVLCNSASLQSKKGVYHIVGDPTEGALLVAAAKGGIWIDELLKKVVLEDTLAFESEYQYMASLYSVDEKSVVYLKGSVERVLERCAWMMDDKGEISAIQKEEIFAQAEIMAEEGLRILAFAKGVWDEKRTSLTHEDVKEGLIFLGLQGMIDPPRLGVKEAIQSCYEAGIVVKMITGDHGVTARSIARSIGMNVEGEQRVLSGAEIDALDDASLSKIIAQVNVFARIAPEQKLRLVKALQQNGEIVAMTGDGVNDAPALRQANIGIAMGVMGTEVAKESSDMILTDDNFLTIKDAIEEGRVVYDNLIKFITWILPTNVGEGLVIIVAICFGVALPLLPLQILWINMISDSALGIMLAYEPKENALMQRPPRAPQTPILTFLLLRRVLLVGCLLFAHAFGAFFYTLFLGVDESVARTLVMNIFVFGEMLYLLNCRSFYHSAFKIGFLSNPYLLYAMLGVGVLQLFLTYHPWMNHLFDTTPLGLFEWGIVTLSSLVIYGIVEVEKYLTCKKHQGCHVAS
- a CDS encoding tetratricopeptide repeat protein produces the protein MKKRFFMIAILLTTVLYGLDFERESEYQNACDRGDAKACVALGAMYHSGDGVLQNFARAKALYLYACELGLGSGCANVGYMYENGHAGENLSLALQWYERACALGDGEGCMSVALMHENGTGVSEDMQKAVDYHDRACAYGVGRSCAHLGLLYEQDENVVDAVIYYQRACDAGVAESCVRVGEMYYTGQGVAQNEQKAEEAFQKACDLGEESGCKNVTILQSNKVWFKASH